In a genomic window of Spirosoma agri:
- a CDS encoding glycosyltransferase family 4 protein, with amino-acid sequence MNLDLLIAYLQNKLNDDLFKLGLYQCILAFLVACFVAVISIPVIIKISELKSLMEKPGERRSHSTPTPTFGGIAIFAAILIAYFLWPSIDQTDVYRTDLSVAGMTILFFIGIKDDLVGIDPNKKILFQVLAAMILIFFGDLKVDYLYGIMGFHHIEEIISILLTCFIFIALTNAINLIDGIDGLAGGIATIASGTFGTWFLLTNHFTMACLAFTLTGSLLGFLRFNFSKTSKIFMGNTGSLIIGFMLAFFAVRFVSLNASYRFEPTAFFNAPIIAIVILIVPIFDTLRVFLVRILARRSPFSADRNHMHHILLDNGLSHAQATAVLCGASFVNTLLFFLLHRNITNTESLLILGVLFGLYMIASFTLKMRAMYIATHPRRRKAVLRRELQSGIIGRRIIDYL; translated from the coding sequence ATGAATCTCGATTTATTGATTGCCTATTTACAAAATAAACTAAATGACGACCTGTTCAAGCTGGGCCTGTACCAGTGTATTCTGGCGTTTTTAGTGGCCTGCTTCGTCGCAGTGATCTCGATTCCGGTCATTATCAAAATCTCCGAGTTGAAATCGCTTATGGAGAAACCTGGTGAACGCCGATCGCACTCCACGCCCACTCCTACCTTTGGCGGCATTGCTATTTTTGCTGCCATTCTGATTGCTTATTTTCTGTGGCCTAGCATCGATCAGACTGATGTTTATAGAACCGATCTCTCCGTAGCGGGTATGACCATTCTATTTTTCATCGGTATCAAAGATGATTTGGTCGGTATTGACCCAAATAAAAAGATTCTTTTCCAGGTTTTGGCCGCGATGATCCTGATTTTTTTCGGTGATCTGAAGGTTGACTACTTATACGGAATCATGGGCTTCCACCACATCGAAGAAATTATCAGCATCCTGCTAACGTGCTTTATTTTTATTGCTCTCACCAACGCGATCAATCTGATCGACGGTATTGACGGCCTGGCCGGTGGTATTGCCACGATTGCCAGCGGCACATTTGGCACATGGTTCCTATTAACGAACCACTTCACGATGGCTTGTCTGGCCTTTACGCTGACGGGGTCGCTGCTTGGCTTTTTACGGTTCAATTTCTCGAAGACTAGTAAAATTTTCATGGGTAATACCGGCTCATTGATTATTGGTTTCATGCTGGCTTTTTTTGCCGTACGTTTCGTAAGCCTGAACGCGTCCTATCGTTTTGAACCAACTGCCTTTTTTAACGCACCGATTATTGCCATTGTTATTCTGATCGTTCCGATCTTCGATACGTTACGGGTATTTCTGGTGCGTATTCTGGCCCGTCGGTCACCGTTTTCTGCCGATCGAAACCACATGCACCACATTCTGCTGGACAATGGTCTGTCGCACGCGCAGGCAACCGCAGTACTTTGTGGAGCCTCATTTGTAAACACGCTCCTGTTCTTTCTGCTACACCGTAACATCACGAATACAGAATCACTGTTGATTCTTGGCGTATTGTTCGGGCTGTATATGATTGCTAGTTTTACGTTGAAAATGCGGGCTATGTACATTGCGACGCACCCGCGTCGTCGAAAGGCTGTTCTACGCCGGGAACTGCAAAGTGGCATCATTGGCCGACGTATCATCGATTATCTTTAA
- a CDS encoding glycosyltransferase family 2 protein, which produces MRVSIITVVFNGAEHVRDCIESILNQTYSDIEYIIVDGKSTDGTVDIVRSYGTKIAQFVSEPDKGLYDAMNKGIQMATGEVIGLLNADDFYRHNRVIENMVATFERTDSDAVYGDMIYVDRSDTQKLTRYWRSGWYTENAFLWGWMPGHLSFFAKRWLYEQYGVFRLDMKSAADYELMLRFIHKNKAKLTYMDEVTIVMRAGGISNSSLKNRIRANKEDRVAWELNGLTPYFFTLWLKPLRKLSQYITKPPALNSKVTKG; this is translated from the coding sequence GTGAGAGTATCTATTATTACGGTTGTGTTCAATGGAGCTGAGCACGTCCGGGATTGCATCGAGTCAATTCTGAATCAGACTTATAGTGACATTGAGTACATCATTGTGGACGGGAAGTCGACGGATGGCACAGTCGATATTGTCCGCTCGTATGGTACAAAAATTGCTCAATTCGTTTCAGAACCCGACAAGGGCTTATATGATGCCATGAACAAAGGCATTCAAATGGCTACCGGTGAGGTAATTGGCCTACTCAATGCCGACGATTTTTACCGGCACAACCGGGTCATTGAGAACATGGTTGCTACCTTCGAACGAACGGATAGCGACGCGGTATATGGTGATATGATTTACGTGGACCGTTCTGACACGCAGAAGCTTACGCGTTACTGGCGATCTGGCTGGTATACTGAGAATGCTTTTTTATGGGGCTGGATGCCGGGCCACCTTTCGTTCTTTGCGAAACGCTGGCTGTATGAGCAATATGGCGTTTTCAGACTCGATATGAAAAGTGCCGCCGATTACGAATTGATGCTTCGGTTCATCCATAAGAACAAAGCTAAGCTTACCTACATGGATGAAGTCACCATTGTCATGCGGGCCGGCGGTATTAGCAACAGCAGTTTAAAGAACCGGATTCGGGCGAATAAAGAAGACCGGGTAGCCTGGGAATTGAACGGATTAACACCCTATTTTTTTACACTTTGGCTAAAACCGTTACGCAAACTCAGTCAGTATATCACGAAACCACCAGCGCTGAACAGCAAAGTCACCAAGGGATAG
- a CDS encoding WcaF family extracellular polysaccharide biosynthesis acetyltransferase, with protein sequence MAKILAQPTDPEQTVGRTDLSIYDISWYKPGPRWKIIVWFLVNSVTVNTYLPLPIAFKRIVLTLFGAKLGTGVVIKPGVNIKYPWLLRVGNYVWIGEQVWIDNLSEVVIGDHTCLSQGAMILTGNHNYRQSTFDLTTRPITIDDGVWIGAKAIVCPGVRCHSHSVLSVNSVATRSLDAYGIYQGNPAVWVRKRDIAS encoded by the coding sequence ATGGCAAAGATCTTAGCCCAACCAACCGACCCTGAGCAGACGGTCGGCCGTACGGATCTATCGATTTATGACATCAGCTGGTACAAGCCAGGGCCGCGCTGGAAAATCATTGTATGGTTTCTGGTCAATTCAGTCACCGTCAATACGTATCTACCCCTACCGATTGCCTTTAAGCGCATTGTCCTGACACTATTTGGCGCAAAACTAGGAACGGGCGTCGTTATCAAACCCGGTGTCAATATTAAATACCCCTGGTTACTTCGGGTGGGCAATTACGTCTGGATTGGTGAACAGGTGTGGATCGATAATTTGAGTGAAGTTGTTATCGGCGATCATACCTGCCTTTCGCAGGGAGCCATGATCCTGACCGGAAACCATAACTACCGTCAATCGACGTTCGATCTTACGACCCGGCCAATAACGATCGACGATGGTGTCTGGATTGGTGCTAAAGCAATTGTCTGTCCAGGCGTCCGGTGCCATTCTCATTCCGTTTTATCGGTCAATTCGGTGGCAACTCGTTCGCTGGATGCGTATGGAATTTATCAGGGAAACCCGGCCGTTTGGGTCCGAAAACGAGATATTGCGTCGTGA
- a CDS encoding glycosyltransferase family 2 protein — protein sequence MADVSVIILTHNEEKHIARCLQSLHPFTDKIFIVDSFSTDNTVEIARSLGATVVQNPWVNYALQFNYGIDHTPFETGWLMRMDADEYVLPELAEEINQRLTTLSEDVSGIYVKRRVLFFDKWIRHGDYYPIWLLRLWRRQQGICEETWMDEHIKLSQGKSIQFQHDLVDHNLNNLTWWTQKHNNYAIREVIDLLNIKYNFDKTQRVEPKLFGSQEQRTRYLKIQYASLPLFTRPFLYFFYRYFFRFGFLDGKKGLIWHFLQGLWYRFLVDAKMFEVYFHAGRDKESIIQFFRTHYGKDLSPTNRP from the coding sequence ATGGCCGACGTATCAGTCATTATTCTAACGCATAACGAAGAAAAACATATTGCCCGGTGTCTGCAGAGTTTGCATCCCTTCACCGACAAAATATTCATAGTCGACTCATTTTCAACGGATAACACTGTAGAAATTGCACGTTCTCTTGGTGCCACAGTCGTTCAAAATCCATGGGTCAACTATGCGTTACAGTTTAATTATGGCATTGACCATACACCGTTCGAGACGGGTTGGCTCATGCGTATGGATGCCGATGAGTACGTTCTGCCCGAGCTGGCCGAAGAAATCAATCAACGGCTGACAACGCTTTCTGAGGACGTGTCAGGCATTTATGTTAAACGGCGGGTCTTGTTTTTTGACAAATGGATACGACATGGCGATTATTACCCAATCTGGCTCTTAAGGCTTTGGCGACGTCAACAGGGCATTTGTGAAGAAACCTGGATGGATGAACATATCAAGCTCTCGCAGGGTAAATCCATCCAATTTCAGCACGATTTGGTCGATCATAACCTGAATAATTTAACCTGGTGGACGCAGAAGCATAATAACTACGCCATTCGTGAAGTCATTGATTTATTGAACATTAAGTACAATTTCGACAAAACACAACGTGTAGAACCCAAGTTGTTTGGATCGCAGGAACAACGTACCCGTTACCTAAAAATACAATATGCCTCCTTACCTTTGTTCACCAGGCCATTTTTGTATTTTTTTTATCGGTATTTTTTTCGGTTCGGTTTTCTGGATGGAAAGAAAGGCTTGATCTGGCACTTTTTGCAGGGCCTTTGGTACCGTTTTCTGGTAGACGCTAAAATGTTTGAAGTTTATTTTCATGCAGGGCGCGACAAAGAGTCAATTATTCAATTTTTCCGAACGCACTATGGCAAAGATCTTAGCCCAACCAACCGACCCTGA
- a CDS encoding methionyl-tRNA formyltransferase, translated as MRLVILTQDDPFYLARNIDYLLKKLPPYAEVVATVVFDVSPFGKRESFKDKIKKTYDIFGLPFFVRYGFKYVTSKLDSRNNVRKVLADRGIPLIQVEGAINKDENLEKIRAYKPDLLVSIAGNQIFKRKLLDVATYGCINLHTALLPKYRGLMPSFWVLKNGETHTGVSVFFVDEGIDSGPILVQNKLEIGGMSQAELIDVTKKMGMDAILEAIEKIHSGKYELIENDASQMTYFTFPTSDDVKAFRAAGKRFY; from the coding sequence ATGCGCCTTGTCATTCTGACGCAGGACGATCCGTTCTACCTCGCCCGAAATATTGATTACTTACTGAAAAAATTGCCCCCTTATGCTGAGGTCGTTGCGACCGTAGTGTTCGACGTATCGCCTTTCGGTAAGCGGGAGAGTTTTAAGGACAAGATTAAAAAGACTTACGACATATTTGGGCTTCCTTTTTTTGTCCGTTACGGCTTTAAGTACGTAACCTCTAAATTAGATAGTCGAAATAACGTCAGAAAAGTACTGGCTGATCGGGGGATTCCACTGATTCAGGTAGAAGGAGCAATCAACAAGGACGAAAATCTGGAGAAAATTCGGGCCTATAAACCTGACTTATTGGTCTCCATTGCTGGTAATCAGATTTTCAAGCGTAAACTGCTGGATGTTGCCACTTATGGTTGTATCAATCTTCATACGGCCCTTTTACCCAAATATCGTGGTCTAATGCCTTCGTTCTGGGTTCTGAAAAACGGTGAAACACACACGGGTGTGTCTGTTTTCTTCGTCGATGAGGGAATCGATAGCGGGCCAATTCTTGTGCAGAATAAGCTTGAAATTGGCGGCATGAGCCAGGCCGAACTGATTGATGTCACGAAGAAAATGGGTATGGATGCCATTCTGGAAGCCATTGAAAAAATCCATTCGGGCAAGTACGAACTCATCGAGAATGATGCCTCCCAAATGACGTATTTCACGTTTCCAACCAGTGATGACGTCAAAGCGTTTCGGGCAGCTGGAAAACGTTTTTACTAG
- a CDS encoding polysaccharide deacetylase family protein codes for MNILTFDIEEWFHILDNASTRTEAEWSRYEPRIYENMDRIFQLLEDTNTRATFFCLGWVADKHPDIIRRIDAAGYEIATHSYAHQLAYEQTPAEFQADLERSIKHLQDITGKKVRSYRAPGFSIKEFNRWVFPILVEQGIEIDCSVFSARRAHGGDASLGMFEPGYLDVNGTLLKEFPINTSAVLGQDLIFSGGGYFRLLPYRAIRGLMHRSPYVMTYFHPRDFDAEQPMIPGLSRARKFKSYYGLKDCLPKLKQLLLEFPFVDLSEAEQQVDWTKAVCRKL; via the coding sequence ATGAATATTCTGACATTCGATATTGAAGAGTGGTTTCATATTCTTGATAATGCGTCGACACGGACCGAGGCTGAATGGAGCCGGTACGAGCCACGGATTTATGAGAACATGGATCGGATCTTCCAACTTTTAGAGGATACGAATACTCGGGCGACCTTCTTCTGCCTGGGTTGGGTAGCCGATAAACACCCCGATATTATTCGCCGGATCGATGCCGCAGGCTACGAAATTGCTACGCATTCGTACGCGCACCAGCTTGCCTACGAGCAAACCCCCGCTGAGTTTCAGGCTGATCTGGAGCGATCCATCAAACACTTGCAGGATATAACGGGAAAGAAAGTTCGGTCCTACAGGGCTCCCGGTTTTTCGATAAAAGAGTTTAATCGCTGGGTATTCCCAATTTTGGTGGAGCAGGGTATCGAGATCGATTGTTCGGTTTTCTCGGCTCGTCGGGCACACGGTGGCGATGCATCCTTAGGCATGTTTGAACCGGGTTATCTTGACGTGAATGGGACACTGCTTAAGGAATTTCCTATCAATACAAGCGCCGTTCTGGGACAAGACCTGATATTTTCGGGTGGCGGCTATTTTCGACTTCTTCCGTATCGGGCCATCCGGGGATTAATGCACAGGTCGCCCTATGTGATGACCTATTTTCACCCGCGCGACTTTGACGCGGAGCAGCCAATGATACCAGGTTTGAGCCGCGCGCGGAAATTCAAATCGTACTATGGCCTGAAAGACTGTCTACCCAAATTGAAGCAACTATTGCTGGAGTTCCCATTCGTCGATTTATCAGAAGCTGAACAACAGGTAGACTGGACAAAAGCGGTCTGTAGAAAACTGTAG
- a CDS encoding glycosyltransferase, with protein MRILHICAYSWEIGGPPKVIFDHAAAALQQGHQVTILSPISAGEKPYPIPNGVELILCQRTPVISRFFREFSIELYQYLTKNIRRFDIVHCHGLWHFGTLAPFFVDRTVAKVITPHGVLDHWVYAHNRWKKELIDTMAQKAYLRRAALIQVLSAGEQQDVNHYLGSHSTKTAIIPNGIRLSDFAALPPKGTFRRKIGLSSDRKIVLFMSRLNVKKGLDILLPAFREYIRTNPATVLILAGSDDGYESTIRQFIETHQLEDSIKLVGMITGDDKKAALADADLFVLPSYSEGFSIAVLEAMAAGTPTLVSDRVGFGEVIRQSQAAEIIDQQTPDSVRQGLEKILGDDELRQQISRNATALLKKEYDIEVVTQKLLNEYKKILK; from the coding sequence ATGCGAATTCTTCATATCTGCGCTTATTCCTGGGAAATAGGCGGCCCTCCTAAAGTGATTTTTGACCATGCCGCAGCCGCACTGCAACAAGGCCATCAGGTAACTATCCTTAGTCCTATATCAGCCGGTGAAAAGCCCTACCCTATTCCAAACGGCGTAGAATTAATTCTGTGTCAGCGAACACCGGTCATCAGCCGATTTTTTCGTGAATTTTCGATTGAGTTATATCAATATCTGACAAAAAATATTCGCCGGTTTGATATCGTTCATTGCCACGGTTTATGGCACTTCGGTACACTAGCCCCTTTTTTTGTTGATCGGACGGTGGCGAAAGTAATAACACCGCATGGTGTTCTCGATCATTGGGTCTACGCACACAACCGCTGGAAGAAAGAACTCATTGACACAATGGCGCAAAAGGCTTATTTGCGCCGGGCTGCTTTAATTCAGGTCTTGAGTGCTGGCGAACAACAGGATGTCAATCACTACCTGGGCTCGCATTCAACAAAAACAGCCATCATTCCCAATGGCATTCGGTTGAGTGACTTTGCTGCGTTACCGCCAAAAGGAACATTTAGAAGGAAAATCGGCCTTTCATCTGATCGAAAGATCGTGCTTTTCATGAGCAGGCTCAATGTCAAAAAGGGGCTGGATATATTACTACCTGCATTTCGTGAGTATATCCGTACCAACCCCGCTACCGTACTGATTTTGGCCGGGTCCGATGATGGCTATGAGAGTACGATCCGTCAGTTTATCGAAACTCACCAACTCGAAGACTCAATAAAATTAGTGGGTATGATAACGGGTGACGACAAAAAAGCGGCCCTTGCCGACGCTGATCTATTTGTCCTTCCCTCCTATTCAGAAGGCTTTTCCATAGCTGTTCTGGAAGCAATGGCGGCTGGTACGCCCACGCTTGTTTCAGATCGGGTTGGTTTTGGCGAAGTTATTCGTCAGAGTCAGGCCGCAGAAATTATCGATCAGCAAACCCCGGATAGCGTACGGCAGGGGCTTGAAAAAATTCTTGGCGATGACGAATTACGTCAGCAAATAAGCAGAAATGCAACGGCCCTGTTAAAGAAAGAATATGACATTGAAGTCGTTACGCAGAAACTCCTGAACGAATACAAAAAGATTTTGAAGTGA
- a CDS encoding glycosyltransferase family 4 protein: MRILIVHNILWAHYKSSVFQALQRLVDNQPDVTVKVLQIARSERSRTGMESVTDSTAPTYAYDYELLFDRYIENVSLFDRTRVLLQRVRAFRPDVINLTGYYDPAQVMILLWAKANGVRVIMQNESTVADQQRGSRKEQFKKWLFDRCDGFFCFGNQSANYLISIGADPAKILLRRNAVDNDTIQSVYEQALPTRTERQQALTLKPNNFVFVGRLIEFKNLPLLLDAFAKAIKTSSNGKNWGLLILGDGTERTKLVNQVNELGLAGSVSLLPGRPWYEVPEILALSNILVLPSRSEPWGLVVNEAMACGLPVLVSDRCGCVPDLVHDGQNGFVFDPNQPDQLVRRMAQFMDGTVDTHQMSQAAKQLIATYSPNAVAQDMLRGFIKVTS; this comes from the coding sequence ATGCGTATTCTTATTGTCCATAATATTCTCTGGGCTCACTACAAATCCAGTGTTTTTCAGGCACTACAACGGTTGGTAGACAATCAACCGGACGTGACGGTAAAGGTGCTACAAATTGCCCGTAGCGAACGTTCCCGGACTGGTATGGAATCAGTGACGGATAGCACTGCGCCAACGTACGCGTACGATTACGAGCTACTCTTTGATCGCTACATCGAAAATGTTAGCCTCTTCGACCGAACGCGCGTGCTGCTTCAGCGCGTAAGAGCGTTTCGACCGGATGTCATCAACCTCACGGGCTATTACGATCCAGCTCAGGTCATGATTCTGCTGTGGGCCAAAGCCAATGGTGTTCGTGTCATCATGCAGAACGAAAGCACGGTAGCGGATCAGCAGCGGGGCAGCCGAAAAGAACAGTTTAAGAAGTGGCTGTTCGATCGATGCGATGGTTTTTTTTGCTTTGGAAACCAGTCGGCGAACTACCTGATTTCGATTGGCGCTGATCCCGCTAAAATTCTGCTACGTCGCAACGCGGTCGATAACGACACGATTCAGTCGGTCTACGAACAGGCGCTACCTACCCGAACAGAACGGCAGCAGGCCCTGACGCTAAAACCCAACAATTTTGTCTTTGTCGGACGACTGATTGAGTTTAAAAATTTGCCGCTACTTCTGGACGCCTTTGCCAAAGCAATTAAGACATCGTCTAACGGAAAAAACTGGGGATTACTTATTCTCGGCGACGGCACCGAACGGACGAAGCTGGTCAATCAGGTAAATGAGCTGGGATTAGCCGGATCAGTGTCCTTGCTGCCGGGTCGGCCCTGGTACGAAGTTCCTGAAATATTGGCACTGAGCAACATTTTGGTTTTACCAAGCCGATCGGAACCCTGGGGGCTGGTGGTAAACGAAGCGATGGCTTGCGGGCTACCGGTGCTTGTGTCCGATCGGTGTGGCTGCGTACCCGACCTGGTACACGATGGCCAGAACGGTTTTGTCTTTGATCCAAACCAGCCTGATCAGTTAGTCCGACGGATGGCTCAGTTTATGGATGGTACCGTAGATACGCACCAAATGAGTCAAGCCGCCAAGCAATTGATTGCCACCTATTCTCCCAATGCCGTTGCGCAGGACATGCTCCGGGGATTTATAAAAGTCACCTCGTAA
- a CDS encoding glycosyltransferase family 2 protein, producing the protein MLNSDNSLYSFVTKPYEPIVTPDGKAYPKLTVVTPSYNQVEYLERTILSVLNQQYPNLEYFIIDGGSTDGSLEIIKKYEPFLAGWVSEKDRGQTDAINKGFRMATGDYVAFQNSDDVFAPDAFSCVANAWRKAPNTDVFFGDMYITDEKDVILEELRAPKFCVECQIYEGMQVFNQSLFIKRERLEQFGLLDESLRFVIDYEIVSRLGVQEGVQFRHVDGFWGGFRVQPNAKSSTIQTVGTSEHQSVKEKYQPQLRSAFGEAFWRRYCRLRKLATFAFQGQFGYVRHRLQLRRAIQK; encoded by the coding sequence CTATGAGCCAATAGTAACACCCGATGGGAAGGCTTACCCCAAGCTGACGGTGGTAACGCCTTCGTACAATCAGGTTGAGTATCTGGAACGGACGATTCTGAGTGTGCTGAATCAACAATATCCGAATCTAGAGTACTTTATTATCGACGGTGGTTCAACGGACGGTAGTCTGGAAATCATTAAAAAGTACGAGCCTTTTCTGGCTGGCTGGGTCAGTGAGAAAGATCGGGGTCAAACGGATGCCATCAACAAAGGCTTTCGGATGGCTACCGGCGATTACGTAGCTTTTCAGAATTCCGACGACGTATTTGCGCCCGATGCGTTCTCCTGCGTAGCCAACGCATGGCGTAAGGCACCCAATACGGACGTTTTTTTCGGAGACATGTACATCACCGACGAAAAAGACGTTATTCTTGAGGAACTTCGTGCTCCTAAGTTTTGTGTCGAGTGCCAAATTTATGAAGGGATGCAGGTGTTTAACCAGTCGCTGTTCATTAAGCGGGAACGCCTGGAACAGTTTGGCCTTTTGGACGAAAGTCTGCGCTTTGTGATCGATTACGAGATCGTTTCCCGATTGGGGGTTCAGGAAGGCGTTCAATTTCGGCACGTCGATGGCTTTTGGGGCGGTTTTCGCGTTCAGCCCAATGCCAAGTCGTCAACGATTCAGACCGTAGGCACGAGTGAGCATCAATCAGTAAAAGAAAAATATCAGCCTCAGCTACGCAGTGCGTTTGGGGAAGCATTTTGGCGTCGTTATTGCCGATTGCGTAAACTGGCTACGTTTGCGTTCCAGGGCCAGTTTGGCTACGTTCGGCATCGGCTACAACTACGTCGGGCTATTCAGAAATAG